One genomic window of Leptospira paudalimensis includes the following:
- a CDS encoding transglutaminase-like domain-containing protein has protein sequence MKHWILGFLIVLTSGSLVAVERGEVSFEWKQIGTKYEYDPNFSFPDSESVELFESFLPIKSQLYFQTKNKEKEYHLYQYDLPTKKITPISWDKGRVLGWALCSDTVYIQTKQKLFVVSQDSFEIKNEFNIASKTNGWKDFVCLKEKLVRLEKDQLEVYDVNSMEKVSELQLPMKSVQRIIKRSDSEILLVSSFAGNTIQVFSLEEGTTTTKEWKFPTNHRALFKMAVLGSDRFLIFDPITKIYGEWFLFDEHFFPIGDGLFIRSDEKAVRFSPIKSNLEYQLDLTSISDIPESNFHVILPKKDTYSQKLREETFYSPSTFSLDDSGNRTLTVKVPPMKEGESKTITVYRGKLTRYKIHWKLGPELIVNREESESKHPNELRDDWFVKLEDPIVVTKRNELFQEKTSIKELLMETSQYVSSIPYKSGKFESAPNVIQKNNGGCTEHSYVTMSLLRGKGIPARLVWNYLPTESSDEMSFNHKFVEVWVNGYGWIPMEPLSPPKSKPGVTYARHLVFAVLPTPTHPKISGGDRLVQLTKDQLSLGKKLKMKLTILKQGEGVQGEESLEIQPNQMRNRAIQSGEELVVP, from the coding sequence ATGAAACATTGGATTTTAGGTTTCCTAATTGTACTCACAAGTGGTTCACTCGTAGCAGTAGAACGAGGGGAAGTTTCGTTTGAATGGAAACAAATTGGAACGAAATATGAGTATGATCCTAATTTTAGTTTTCCTGATTCAGAATCTGTCGAATTGTTTGAATCCTTCTTGCCGATCAAATCCCAGCTTTATTTCCAAACCAAAAATAAAGAAAAAGAATACCACCTCTACCAATATGATTTACCAACTAAAAAAATAACCCCCATCTCTTGGGATAAGGGAAGGGTTCTTGGTTGGGCACTATGTAGTGACACTGTTTATATTCAAACCAAACAAAAGTTATTTGTTGTGTCGCAAGATTCATTTGAGATCAAAAATGAGTTCAACATTGCAAGTAAAACCAATGGGTGGAAGGATTTTGTCTGTCTAAAAGAGAAATTGGTACGGTTGGAAAAAGACCAATTAGAAGTTTATGATGTGAACTCTATGGAGAAAGTATCAGAACTTCAGTTACCAATGAAATCTGTTCAAAGGATTATCAAACGAAGTGATTCCGAAATCCTTTTAGTTTCTTCTTTTGCAGGGAATACCATTCAGGTGTTTTCTTTAGAGGAAGGTACAACAACAACAAAAGAATGGAAATTCCCAACAAACCATCGGGCCCTTTTTAAAATGGCTGTCCTTGGTTCTGATCGATTTTTAATTTTTGATCCAATTACCAAAATTTATGGGGAATGGTTTTTGTTTGATGAACATTTTTTTCCCATTGGAGATGGACTCTTCATTCGTTCCGACGAAAAAGCAGTTCGGTTTTCACCCATCAAATCGAATCTCGAATACCAATTGGATTTAACATCAATCTCAGACATCCCTGAATCCAATTTCCATGTAATCCTTCCAAAAAAAGATACATATTCCCAGAAGTTAAGAGAAGAAACCTTTTATTCACCGAGTACATTCAGTTTGGATGATTCAGGGAATCGTACTCTCACAGTGAAAGTCCCTCCGATGAAAGAAGGAGAGTCAAAAACCATAACTGTGTATCGAGGGAAACTCACTCGTTATAAAATCCATTGGAAACTTGGACCTGAGTTGATTGTCAATCGAGAAGAAAGTGAATCCAAACATCCAAACGAACTCCGAGATGATTGGTTTGTCAAACTTGAGGATCCGATTGTTGTCACAAAACGAAATGAATTGTTCCAAGAAAAAACTTCAATCAAAGAATTACTCATGGAAACATCCCAATATGTTTCCTCAATCCCTTATAAATCAGGTAAGTTTGAATCAGCACCGAATGTGATCCAAAAAAACAATGGTGGTTGTACGGAACATTCCTATGTCACCATGTCATTGTTACGTGGAAAAGGTATCCCTGCTAGGTTAGTATGGAATTATTTACCGACTGAATCTTCTGATGAAATGAGTTTTAATCATAAATTTGTAGAGGTATGGGTGAATGGTTACGGGTGGATTCCGATGGAACCACTTTCTCCACCAAAATCAAAACCAGGTGTGACTTATGCGAGGCATTTGGTATTTGCAGTTTTACCAACTCCAACACATCCAAAAATTTCAGGAGGGGATCGTTTGGTGCAACTGACAAAAGACCAACTTTCCTTGGGAAAAAAACTCAAAATGAAACTCACCATTTTGAAACAAGGAGAAGGAGTACAAGGGGAAGAATCTCTTGAAATCCAACCCAACCAGATGCGAAATCGAGCAATCCAGTCGGGTGAAGAACTTGTGGTTCCTTAA
- a CDS encoding penicillin-binding protein 1A — protein MKQEPVGLFEKYFIIWFRIVTERIWTGDKKVKNTFLAILGFGVLNVFLLTGSIKDFFRLDEAAVYDIPSTLYGLNDKGEYEPIAEYYKFSRIPVKLEELKPESTDYSTDNRHKVIQCFLSTEDNSFYSHNGIDLKGIARAFVVNLMAGRVKEGASTITQQVARLKFLSIERSIARKAREAWLAILLELVYPKDKILEVYLNEIPLGHGTIGVGAASRFYFRKEVQDVTWGEAAILASLTTRPTQFSPIVNPVSSMNKVRVVFRKLVENGRMTVADAEKEFASLEEYYTNLNRSPNDSAFSDRLNRFPYVTEYIRKNLIRSIGSSRLYNGGLKIYSTIQIRHQEEAEKALLPALQRQTIESNQRAFRNIDAFDDLYGSGYSLIADLYDLPEFKFKISKIERTFSSAYQEDIRDEFYALNLLVGDDYLGDTLDKNFTSQSTKDHLLPVEGSLIAIRPETGYITALVGGSGFRSDNQQIRPFQAFRQPGSAFKPILYAAAMDYSGKNPDPEKNVTPATLFADSPLQYLMEDGDEWAPENYSSEYSGFILLRKALEQSKNSVAVRVLEQVGLSNLMDSLRGLLQLQGRDIPYNFSVSLGSFELTPYELTRAYAALASGGKTVNPISVLYVEDNAGKVIKDFRKDYEDVERKQIISKEAAFLITSMMKDVVEEGTGRGVLSYGLGRKAYGKTGTTNNFRDAWFVGYTPELVTSVWFGYDVGTISLGRGMTGGKLSAPVWGRFMARALEKEPAKEFPWLAEVKITKRTVCRMSGKLPGGQCHDLLEEYFIPQTVPKDVCNDHGSAWNVVESKPQPQSTQIVVEKKKQDTKVEKKTTQGKPPKRKNSVFSGDEEIDY, from the coding sequence ATGAAACAAGAACCCGTTGGGCTCTTTGAAAAGTATTTTATCATTTGGTTTCGAATCGTTACAGAAAGGATTTGGACAGGAGACAAAAAAGTTAAGAACACCTTCCTTGCCATTTTGGGTTTTGGGGTTCTAAATGTTTTTTTACTCACTGGTTCCATTAAAGATTTTTTTCGTCTCGATGAAGCTGCTGTTTACGATATCCCTTCCACCTTATACGGGCTAAACGATAAAGGGGAATACGAACCCATTGCCGAATACTATAAATTCTCTCGAATCCCTGTCAAATTAGAAGAACTAAAACCAGAGTCCACTGACTATTCGACGGATAACCGTCACAAAGTGATCCAATGTTTTTTATCCACCGAGGACAATTCGTTTTATTCCCACAACGGGATAGATCTCAAAGGGATTGCCAGAGCTTTTGTGGTAAACCTCATGGCGGGTCGTGTGAAAGAAGGTGCATCCACCATCACCCAACAGGTCGCAAGGCTTAAGTTTTTATCCATTGAACGTTCCATCGCAAGAAAAGCACGCGAGGCTTGGCTTGCCATTTTACTCGAACTTGTTTACCCAAAAGACAAAATTCTGGAAGTGTATTTAAACGAAATTCCACTCGGGCATGGAACCATTGGTGTAGGTGCTGCTTCCAGGTTTTATTTTCGTAAAGAAGTACAAGATGTAACTTGGGGTGAAGCTGCCATCCTGGCAAGCCTTACCACAAGACCCACTCAGTTTAGCCCCATTGTCAACCCAGTATCCAGTATGAACAAAGTGAGAGTTGTCTTTCGCAAACTAGTTGAAAATGGAAGGATGACTGTTGCCGATGCCGAAAAAGAATTTGCGAGTTTGGAAGAATATTACACAAACCTCAATCGTTCTCCCAATGATTCTGCATTTTCAGACAGGTTAAACCGTTTTCCCTATGTCACAGAATACATCCGTAAAAATCTAATTCGTTCGATTGGTTCCAGTCGGTTGTACAATGGTGGACTCAAAATATATTCCACGATCCAAATCCGCCACCAAGAAGAAGCAGAAAAAGCCCTTCTCCCTGCATTACAAAGGCAAACGATTGAATCCAACCAACGTGCATTCCGTAACATTGATGCCTTTGATGATTTGTATGGAAGTGGCTATTCTTTAATCGCTGATTTGTATGACTTACCTGAATTTAAATTTAAAATTTCGAAAATAGAACGTACTTTTTCCTCTGCTTACCAAGAGGACATTCGTGATGAATTTTACGCCCTCAATTTACTAGTAGGTGATGACTATCTAGGTGATACCCTGGACAAAAATTTCACATCGCAAAGCACAAAGGACCATTTACTCCCGGTAGAAGGATCCCTCATTGCCATTCGCCCAGAGACTGGTTACATCACTGCCCTTGTTGGTGGATCAGGTTTTCGTTCTGACAACCAACAAATCCGTCCATTCCAAGCCTTTCGCCAACCAGGTTCCGCCTTTAAACCAATCTTGTATGCGGCAGCAATGGACTATTCTGGAAAAAACCCAGACCCTGAAAAAAATGTAACACCTGCTACACTCTTTGCCGATTCTCCCTTACAATACCTAATGGAAGATGGAGATGAGTGGGCTCCCGAAAATTACAGCAGTGAATACTCTGGGTTTATTTTGTTACGAAAGGCTCTGGAACAATCAAAAAACTCAGTTGCTGTTCGGGTATTAGAACAAGTGGGACTTTCCAATTTGATGGATAGCCTCCGAGGTTTATTACAATTACAAGGAAGGGACATCCCTTACAACTTCAGTGTTTCCCTTGGATCCTTTGAACTCACTCCCTATGAACTCACACGAGCTTATGCTGCCCTCGCCTCTGGTGGGAAAACTGTGAACCCCATCTCTGTTTTGTATGTAGAAGACAATGCAGGAAAAGTCATTAAAGACTTTCGCAAAGACTACGAAGATGTGGAACGAAAACAAATCATTTCCAAAGAGGCTGCCTTTCTCATCACTTCCATGATGAAAGATGTTGTGGAAGAAGGAACAGGACGAGGTGTCCTCTCCTATGGACTTGGCAGAAAAGCCTATGGAAAAACCGGGACCACAAACAATTTTAGGGATGCTTGGTTTGTGGGTTATACCCCAGAACTTGTCACCTCGGTATGGTTTGGTTATGATGTGGGAACCATTTCACTCGGTCGAGGGATGACTGGTGGAAAACTATCGGCTCCTGTATGGGGACGGTTTATGGCAAGGGCCCTGGAAAAAGAACCAGCCAAAGAATTCCCCTGGCTCGCTGAAGTCAAAATCACAAAGCGAACTGTCTGCCGTATGTCTGGGAAACTCCCTGGTGGCCAATGCCATGACCTACTGGAAGAATACTTTATCCCCCAAACGGTTCCAAAAGACGTTTGTAATGACCATGGATCTGCCTGGAATGTAGTGGAATCTAAACCACAACCACAATCCACCCAAATTGTCGTGGAGAAGAAAAAACAAGACACCAAAGTGGAGAAAAAAACCACACAAGGCAAACCTCCGAAACGAAAAAACTCAGTCTTTAGCGGAGATGAGGAAATTGATTACTAA
- a CDS encoding alpha/beta hydrolase translates to MKTIKTNQFQSSSKKGDLVITSFGIQKRISTTILIFLVVSLSFIFSCTPKIGEQINKRLVDPFDETKTINVHFVTTRREMGAKDRCDGNSFGFITDINPHFGICIVNVPAKHIIGDISLDNDQDKNTFFQFKGRVNTDDREFLSKLKSSASEEVLVFVHGFNVNFDEAVLRAGQMKYDLKFPGEVVVFSWPAGADAGLLGQVMVKSTYDLNFTEAKINREPFANFLNSISSIGKKIHLVVHSMGHQVVLPSLASLSKSGKKQFLSELILNAPDFDKNEFELILSDLNKTAERITLYCSPGDNALVASQKVNGGPRAGMCFKYSGVDVINVNEVDDPVLGVGGLGHGYYSSRPILTDIYQVLLGVSVEKRLFIRKSGPKNGENFVLRK, encoded by the coding sequence ATGAAAACTATCAAAACAAACCAGTTTCAATCCTCTTCCAAAAAAGGTGATCTCGTAATCACATCCTTTGGTATACAAAAGAGAATTTCCACAACCATTTTGATTTTTTTGGTAGTTTCTTTATCTTTTATTTTTTCCTGTACACCAAAAATTGGAGAACAAATCAACAAACGATTGGTTGATCCCTTTGATGAAACAAAAACTATTAACGTTCATTTTGTTACGACAAGAAGGGAAATGGGAGCCAAAGATCGCTGTGATGGGAATAGTTTTGGTTTCATTACCGATATTAACCCACATTTTGGGATTTGTATCGTAAACGTTCCCGCAAAACATATAATAGGTGATATTTCCTTGGATAATGACCAAGATAAAAACACATTTTTCCAATTCAAAGGCCGAGTGAACACTGATGACAGAGAATTTTTATCCAAATTAAAATCATCTGCCAGTGAAGAAGTTTTAGTATTTGTTCATGGCTTTAATGTCAATTTTGATGAAGCAGTGTTACGAGCTGGACAAATGAAATATGACCTCAAATTCCCAGGGGAAGTGGTTGTGTTTTCATGGCCTGCTGGTGCTGACGCTGGTTTACTGGGACAAGTGATGGTGAAATCAACCTATGATTTAAACTTTACCGAGGCAAAAATCAATCGTGAACCATTTGCTAATTTTCTAAACTCCATTTCCTCGATAGGAAAAAAAATCCATTTGGTGGTTCATAGTATGGGTCACCAAGTCGTTTTACCTTCCCTTGCTTCCCTTTCTAAATCAGGGAAAAAACAATTTCTCTCTGAACTCATTCTCAATGCCCCTGACTTCGACAAAAATGAATTTGAACTCATCTTATCTGATTTAAACAAAACTGCAGAAAGGATCACCTTGTATTGTTCTCCAGGAGACAATGCATTAGTTGCCTCTCAAAAAGTGAATGGTGGTCCAAGGGCTGGCATGTGTTTTAAATATTCTGGAGTGGATGTGATCAATGTAAACGAAGTGGATGACCCAGTGTTAGGAGTCGGAGGACTTGGCCATGGGTATTATTCATCAAGGCCAATTCTCACAGACATCTACCAAGTGTTACTCGGTGTATCTGTTGAAAAACGCCTCTTTATCCGTAAATCAGGACCCAAAAATGGGGAAAACTTTGTTTTACGAAAGTAA
- a CDS encoding helix-turn-helix transcriptional regulator produces the protein MDEERKGSLFYFGERILLGTQGLVTEPHSHYAVSILVSKQLPFRLTTKENQIIETKGIIIPPNFFHRLEANHTEIVVIQLDPKSDEYKKIEMKDPYTLLETETIERIQSLSEPLFGRGLNCTKAKLIYEQILEELGSQKSNKSWDPRIDIALRKIKQTLPNPINVAFLSNETGISKDRFMHLFKENMGIPLRQYLLWQRLHIAARLLQSGENLTTASHAAGFSDQAHLSRTFKKMFGVKPSLFLGGSHLHQVCFCDQI, from the coding sequence ATGGATGAGGAAAGAAAAGGAAGTCTTTTTTATTTCGGAGAAAGGATTCTCCTCGGCACACAAGGCCTTGTCACAGAACCCCATTCCCATTATGCAGTTTCCATTCTTGTTTCCAAACAACTGCCATTTCGTTTGACCACAAAAGAGAATCAAATCATAGAAACAAAGGGAATCATCATCCCTCCCAATTTTTTCCATCGCTTAGAAGCAAATCATACGGAAATCGTAGTGATCCAATTGGATCCAAAATCGGATGAATATAAAAAAATTGAAATGAAGGACCCATACACTCTGTTAGAAACCGAGACGATAGAGAGAATTCAATCCTTATCCGAACCATTATTTGGCAGAGGTTTAAACTGCACAAAAGCGAAATTGATTTATGAACAAATATTGGAAGAACTTGGTTCCCAAAAATCAAACAAATCTTGGGATCCAAGAATTGACATTGCCCTTAGAAAAATTAAACAAACACTTCCAAATCCAATCAATGTAGCCTTTCTTTCAAACGAAACAGGAATCTCAAAAGATCGTTTTATGCATTTGTTCAAAGAGAATATGGGAATCCCACTCCGGCAGTATTTACTATGGCAACGATTGCACATTGCCGCAAGGTTATTACAAAGTGGAGAGAACCTAACAACTGCATCACATGCAGCGGGTTTTAGTGACCAAGCTCATTTGTCTCGAACCTTTAAAAAGATGTTTGGTGTGAAACCCTCCCTGTTTCTGGGAGGGTCTCATTTACACCAAGTTTGTTTTTGTGACCAAATTTAA
- a CDS encoding bactofilin family protein codes for MAIGKDSINSVIGPGSIFEGKFYIAGSLRIDGKFEGDIKTEDALVIGETGKVKTNISAREVIVSGTLIGNIKAENEVKLEGTGRMLGDITAPYLELQKGVVAKGNITITGGQKKDVRKIVEESFGGIKSLDSKD; via the coding sequence ATGGCAATAGGTAAGGATTCCATCAACAGCGTTATCGGACCAGGGTCGATATTTGAAGGTAAATTTTATATCGCAGGTTCACTTAGAATCGATGGAAAATTCGAAGGTGATATCAAAACAGAAGACGCTCTCGTCATTGGAGAGACTGGAAAGGTCAAAACCAATATCAGTGCAAGAGAAGTCATTGTCTCCGGAACCCTCATTGGCAATATCAAAGCCGAAAACGAAGTGAAATTAGAAGGGACAGGACGTATGTTAGGTGACATCACTGCTCCTTATTTAGAACTTCAAAAAGGTGTCGTTGCAAAAGGAAATATCACAATCACTGGCGGACAGAAAAAAGACGTTCGTAAGATTGTAGAAGAATCCTTTGGCGGAATCAAATCTTTAGATTCAAAGGACTAA
- a CDS encoding Mpo1 family 2-hydroxy fatty acid dioxygenase: MRFAKEMAFYSAYHQEKRNVWIHVLGVPTITFTLFVVLSRFSLFEYNGFSVTASLVFTLGVLGYYYTLDVFFAFIATLLFGGLFLAAEWITVQLPSQTAWTIFGIGQVVGWGSQFYGHFIFEKSRPALFDNLFQALVSAPLFVVADVFFELGYRSDLKKAVEDELKQKGVWKDFSVHKTA, from the coding sequence TTGAGATTTGCAAAAGAAATGGCATTTTATTCTGCCTACCATCAAGAAAAACGGAATGTTTGGATTCACGTTTTAGGAGTGCCAACGATTACGTTTACTCTCTTCGTTGTACTCAGTCGATTTTCCCTATTTGAATACAATGGTTTTTCCGTAACTGCATCTCTCGTATTTACCTTGGGAGTTTTAGGGTATTATTATACCTTAGATGTTTTTTTTGCATTTATCGCAACTCTATTGTTTGGTGGATTATTTCTGGCTGCTGAATGGATCACAGTGCAACTCCCATCCCAAACTGCATGGACTATTTTTGGAATTGGGCAAGTGGTTGGTTGGGGATCCCAGTTTTATGGACATTTTATCTTTGAGAAAAGTAGGCCCGCACTATTCGACAATTTATTCCAAGCACTCGTCTCTGCACCACTCTTTGTCGTGGCAGATGTGTTCTTCGAATTAGGATATCGATCTGATTTAAAAAAAGCAGTGGAAGATGAACTAAAACAAAAAGGGGTTTGGAAAGACTTTAGCGTCCATAAAACAGCTTAA
- a CDS encoding peptidoglycan DD-metalloendopeptidase family protein — MLLRSPEKSTIGKHVLRWGNINVIQVSPGKYFYNLQSQSSVLHGTIDLNRKRYRILPLLGVSFLFAFLLSVIVNKQTYEESLMEKEFLSMSTEVEENDTKDKEAKLADEKYLQETEDKKMAILRSAELDKLADNKNKKLKVTQYKVKRNESLSDIARRFKVSVESIAGSSGINPEVSLIAGQILNIPNKHGLMYKLKKGDTLAKVADYYKVKIDDIYAENQLEDYDLFKSGQKVFLPGAVIPDTGPVWRIPVSSKVITSGWGTRSYPQYKFHMALDLRANYESVYAARKGKVTYSGWMGGYGNAIILSHDDNYQTLYAHNSKLYVKEGDYVSAGKIISRSGCTGYCFGPHLHFEVIKDGKNINPTKLIKGFSYK; from the coding sequence ATGCTACTTCGTTCACCTGAAAAGTCTACGATCGGCAAGCATGTGTTACGTTGGGGAAACATAAACGTCATCCAAGTTTCCCCAGGTAAGTATTTTTATAACCTACAATCACAATCGAGTGTTTTACACGGCACTATTGATCTCAACCGCAAACGGTATCGTATATTACCCCTACTCGGTGTTTCTTTCTTATTTGCGTTTTTACTCTCCGTCATTGTCAACAAACAAACTTACGAAGAAAGTTTGATGGAAAAAGAATTCCTCAGTATGTCCACTGAGGTAGAAGAAAATGATACAAAAGACAAGGAAGCAAAACTAGCGGACGAAAAATACTTACAAGAAACCGAAGATAAAAAAATGGCGATCCTTCGTTCAGCAGAACTCGACAAACTCGCAGATAACAAAAATAAAAAACTAAAAGTCACTCAATACAAAGTCAAAAGAAATGAATCCTTATCTGATATTGCACGTCGGTTTAAGGTATCTGTTGAATCCATTGCTGGAAGTTCTGGCATCAATCCAGAAGTATCTCTCATTGCTGGTCAAATTCTAAACATTCCAAACAAACACGGCCTAATGTACAAACTGAAAAAAGGGGATACACTGGCAAAAGTAGCAGACTATTATAAAGTCAAAATTGATGATATTTATGCAGAAAACCAATTAGAAGATTATGATTTATTTAAGTCTGGACAAAAGGTATTTTTACCAGGTGCTGTGATCCCAGATACTGGCCCAGTTTGGAGGATCCCAGTGTCTTCCAAAGTCATCACTTCTGGTTGGGGCACACGTTCCTACCCACAATATAAATTCCATATGGCACTTGACTTACGTGCCAATTACGAATCCGTCTATGCCGCAAGAAAAGGAAAAGTCACCTACTCTGGTTGGATGGGTGGATATGGAAATGCCATCATCTTATCTCATGACGACAACTACCAAACGTTATATGCTCACAATTCCAAACTTTATGTGAAAGAAGGTGATTATGTGAGTGCTGGAAAAATCATTTCTCGTTCGGGATGTACGGGGTATTGTTTTGGTCCTCATTTACACTTTGAAGTCATCAAAGACGGGAAAAACATCAATCCTACAAAACTCATCAAAGGATTTTCATACAAATGA
- a CDS encoding 4-alpha-glucanotransferase — protein sequence MTPIKQRRAGVLVSLSSIVSRHSFECGDIYSLYPLCDWAKDIGFSIIQLLPLNDTGYGYSPYSAISAFAIDPLYISLHKLGLPNKSRKNQIVTLQNNPTRVREFKIKYLREFYLSHQKEAMKDALNFLEKQPWCYSYVSFRVLYETYKGKNWWEWPKEFQDPYNAKDKVFTEQREEALFWVYLQKIAFDQLNAAKLHLEDNGIYLKGDMPILTARNSCDVWEHPENFFLDLQAGAPPDHFSQTGQTWGFPVLNWEVLQKSHYSWWKDRLLYLENFFHLYRIDHVIGMYRIWAIPKEHKNALKGWFHPQFGIETSEFLKVGIDPKEMESRGLIHEFKPNHYIFYWDFWKEEGYQSLPEDTKANLFPLSELHINEEEKHWRKAGEDILEIFESFSSMVPCAEDLGSVPTFIRESLFERQMIGIDVVRWTKSFTSGEYIEEDHYRENAISVLSTHDTSLVMEWWNQEGDVEPKLQFFFDRLGKPRPESEDQILEGLLDFVFQTKSLFSIQLFQDLALGVSDVLQNPEKHRINYPGTPDHSNWTYRFPILIEDYAEDFNRNFTLRKLVYSSGRN from the coding sequence TTGACTCCAATCAAACAAAGAAGGGCAGGGGTACTTGTATCTCTGTCCTCAATTGTTTCTAGGCATTCATTCGAATGTGGAGACATCTATAGTTTATACCCACTTTGTGACTGGGCAAAGGACATTGGATTTAGTATCATCCAATTATTACCTCTTAATGATACAGGTTATGGTTATTCACCATATAGTGCCATTTCTGCTTTTGCAATTGATCCATTATACATTTCTTTGCACAAACTAGGTTTACCTAACAAATCACGTAAAAACCAAATCGTTACCTTACAAAACAATCCTACTAGGGTGCGTGAATTCAAAATAAAATACCTGAGAGAATTTTATCTTTCCCATCAAAAAGAAGCGATGAAAGATGCTCTTAACTTTTTAGAAAAACAACCTTGGTGTTATTCCTATGTTTCCTTTCGAGTATTGTATGAAACATACAAAGGTAAAAATTGGTGGGAATGGCCAAAAGAATTCCAAGATCCTTACAATGCAAAGGACAAAGTATTCACAGAACAAAGAGAAGAAGCATTGTTTTGGGTATATTTACAAAAAATCGCCTTTGATCAGTTAAATGCCGCCAAACTCCATTTAGAGGACAATGGGATTTATTTAAAAGGTGATATGCCAATCCTTACAGCTCGTAATTCCTGTGATGTTTGGGAACACCCTGAAAACTTTTTCTTGGATTTACAAGCAGGGGCTCCTCCTGATCATTTTTCACAAACGGGACAAACTTGGGGTTTCCCTGTTCTTAACTGGGAAGTGTTACAAAAAAGCCATTATAGTTGGTGGAAAGATCGTTTATTGTATTTAGAAAATTTTTTCCATTTGTATCGCATTGACCATGTGATAGGTATGTACCGTATTTGGGCCATTCCCAAAGAACACAAAAATGCATTAAAGGGATGGTTCCACCCACAATTTGGCATTGAGACCAGTGAATTTTTAAAAGTTGGCATCGATCCAAAAGAAATGGAATCCCGCGGACTGATCCATGAATTCAAACCCAATCACTATATTTTTTATTGGGACTTCTGGAAAGAGGAAGGTTACCAGTCACTCCCAGAAGATACCAAAGCTAATTTATTTCCTTTGTCCGAACTTCATATCAATGAAGAAGAAAAACATTGGAGAAAAGCAGGGGAAGATATCTTAGAAATTTTTGAATCCTTTTCTTCTATGGTACCATGTGCAGAGGATTTGGGTTCCGTTCCTACTTTCATTCGTGAATCCTTGTTTGAGCGCCAAATGATTGGGATTGATGTCGTCCGTTGGACAAAATCGTTTACTTCCGGGGAATACATCGAAGAGGACCACTACCGGGAAAATGCAATTTCTGTTTTATCGACACATGACACTAGTTTGGTGATGGAGTGGTGGAATCAGGAAGGGGATGTAGAGCCTAAACTTCAGTTTTTCTTTGACCGTTTGGGAAAACCAAGACCCGAATCAGAAGACCAAATCTTAGAAGGGTTACTCGATTTTGTGTTCCAAACCAAAAGTTTATTTAGCATCCAACTCTTTCAAGATCTGGCCCTTGGTGTTTCCGATGTTTTACAGAATCCTGAAAAACACAGAATCAATTACCCAGGAACACCTGATCATTCCAATTGGACCTACCGATTTCCGATTCTCATAGAAGACTATGCGGAAGACTTTAATCGCAATTTTACCTTACGCAAACTTGTCTATTCTTCCGGAAGAAATTAG